CCTATCATCAGTGAGAAGGTTCAAATATCACTCTGATCGGAGTACCATCCACCGTCCGATTCGGCTCAAACTTTTCTAGATTCTTTGGGACATCCTAGGCTTCATATCCATGCACCAGAATGATTTTCGTTTCCTGTTTCTGTTTGTGACCTATCGTTGTTTGAATAAGCTCTGCTTTTCTTTATTTCGGACGATAATAAaagtcgcaagttgcgacaacattttgttgtcgcaatcttatgtgTCGTCATTTCATTGGTATATATAGGCGCCATGTAGGTAACAcgtcatcaatttttttttactatcaattcaatatttttaccatgaaaatatataaataagttagtcgatacaaagaaggaaacaaatatttattatatttatagtaaatatatatttccttttatcttataaattacaaattaaaaaaataaaaatcataatCTAATAATATCTTTTTGTGCAATTTAAAAATacatcaatttaatttaaaaaatacactaatttataatctaataatatGTTTTATGCAAATAAAAATTCATAATCATACATTACTTCATAATAGTAGAAGGGCCGTTCATTCCAGCCTCCTCACTACACCCAAGCCACCGACTCACCATCATGTTTTGCGTTCATCTAAGTACAATATAAATTAATAAGAAAAAAAGTACAATATAAATTAATAAGACACCCGGTCATCTTTTCCGTCAACAAGACACCCCGACCAGGCGACCATCTTTTCCGTCAACATCACAcccattttttattttctaagtacaatataaattaataaatgtattttttattttagtttcctatatcatataaataattaaaagttttttttcttctaatttcCTATATATACAAATTAGAATCAtttattcaatttgtaaattagaatattaagattttcctaccatttttgtaacatgtataataggttacataatctaaatattttagtttccaaataCAATTTATGACACATAGGCGTGCCATGTCACcactgtgacacggcttaaaggtcgcatgttgcgacctttatcatttccgATTTCTCAATTCCTTCCTCAATTGTGTAGCTCTTATTTTTAGTTATTGTTGGGTAATTTGAGTGCCCACTTCGTGACTTGGAATTGGGTTTGTGTAAACTATGATAACTTGATTATCACTGATTGTGATGAACAAAAAGCTCACAGCTTGTGCATGGAATTCAGAACTTAAATGCAGAAAATAGAGAAGAGGAAGAAATGGAGGCTCAATTATATTGTGTTGGATTGCTTGCCTACAAAACAACTTGCACACACTTATATAGTGCGGCACACCAATGTAAAAGAAGAGAGCAAACCCCACTAACCTTACTCCCTTGGTACAGCTCATGGCTAGTACCCATACATGTGCAGAAAAAGACAAAAAGAAGCCACATTGAATTAAAGACTAAGGCTGAGCTTAATTACTCTAATTACTCCAAGAGAGCTTATCCTTCATTACTCCCCCTCAAGTTGTGAGTGGTAACTCCCAACTTGTCCAAGAGATACTGATGTTGCTTCACAGTGAGAACCTTAGTCAGAACATCTGCAATCTGTTCATTAGATGAGACTTGTTCTGTGACAATGCTGCCATTCTGTACTTTGTCTCTAATGAAGTGACAGTCAACTTCCAGATGTTTTGTTCTCTCATGGAGTACAGGATTAGCAGCTATAGCAAGAGCAGCTTGGTTGTCACATTTTAGCACTGCAGGTGGTAGAGTGGTCAGACCTAGATCCTTCAATAAGTGTGTCAGCCAAGTTACTTCACAAGAGGTTAAGGCCATAGCTCTGTATTCAGCTTCTGCTGATGATCTAGCCACAACTGACTGCTTCTTTGCCTTCCAAGAAACAGGTGATTTCCCCAAGAAGATGCAATAGCCTGAGGTTGATCTTCTTGATATTGGACATCTAACCCAATCATTGTCACAATAAGCTGTTAGAGTGGATGTAGAGGTGGAAGCAAGCAGTATGCCTTGATTGAAAGTGCCAGCAATGTATCTTAGAAGTCTTTTGGCAACTTGCATATGAACTGAAGTAGGTTGATGCATGAATTGGCTCAAGAGTTGTACGGTAAAGGAGATGTTAGGCCTAGTGATGGTCAGGTAAATCAACCTACCCAACAACCTCTGATATGGAGTAGGGGAAGGAAGCAACTCTCCATTGTCTGTGGttagtttcaggtttgattccATGGGCAGTAGAACAGATTTGACATCAACCATGTGATGTTCTTTAAGAAAATCCAAGGCATATTTTCTTTGAGACACAAAGAAACCAGATGAGGATCTGAACACTTCAAGACCCAAAAAATAGGTCAATTCTCCAAGATCTTTCATATGAAAAGACTTTGACAACATTTCTTTGAGAGTTGCAATTTCTGTCTGGTTTGTGCCACATATCAACAGATCATCAACATATATCAGTATCAAGGTaatatctgttaggttatgatacatatgaataaacataaaccatgcggaaaaaccataaagccaagaaacatattatttacacataatcatttagcataattcagatgcatacactttgtagcgtgccctccctagctgcgcccgaaccgaacaagaacaagtctttaggactccaagtgtcgtccctccgtagatagtccacagcacgtccggatccgccttaagcttgaccaactagaatcgctcttaaggttactaggaatttcggctatttgggttgcaagtgtttggctgatttttgcttgaaaatcttaccttttgaatctTCAAATCtcaatgtaaatatgtgaccctaggcacctatttatagagtttatggaaaggaattataatcctactaggatatggatttattaattagaatcctattagaactctaaataataaatttaatcttttaggattaggatttaatcaatgcacgaattccgataggattaggattcgttacgaacacgagcgttgcacgaccacgagggaagcacgcaccgcgcaggccttacggcccacacgcatgagcgctgcctcacagcccacgagcacgctcagcgcgcgcgccagcagccttgctgggcctggccttgcgctgggcctggcgaggcttgtggccttcgtgttgggcgctcggcttgctgggcgtgggcctggcttcgtgctgggccttcgtctagcaagcctcgtccgatgctaattcgtacgatgcgcttccgattaaattcccggttccggaatt
This Spinacia oleracea cultivar Varoflay chromosome 6, BTI_SOV_V1, whole genome shotgun sequence DNA region includes the following protein-coding sequences:
- the LOC130463570 gene encoding uncharacterized mitochondrial protein AtMg00810-like, translated to MKLPQGYNGIGSRIKLNGTDECDVPQKVVCKLKKSLYGLKQAPRQWFAKLSETLLRFGYNQSKSDYSLFTKSNTQDIEGNNALGPNITLILIYVDDLLICGTNQTEIATLKEMLSKSFHMKDLGELTYFLGLEVFRSSSGFFVSQRKYALDFLKEHHMVDVKSVLLPMESNLKLTTDNGELLPSPTPYQRLLGRLIYLTITRPNISFTVQLLSQFMHQPTSVHMQVAKRLLRYIAGTFNQGILLASTSTSTLTAYCDNDWVRCPISRRSTSGYCIFLGKSPVSWKAKKQSVVARSSAEAEYRAMALTSCEVTWLTHLLKDLGLTTLPPAVLKCDNQAALAIAANPVLHERTKHLEVDCHFIRDKVQNGSIVTEQVSSNEQIADVLTKVLTVKQHQYLLDKLGVTTHNLRGSNEG